The Tribolium castaneum strain GA2 chromosome 3, icTriCast1.1, whole genome shotgun sequence sequence GGGTAATATTAACGCAGCTGGGATTGTCACAGGAATTGGGAAAATTCACGGCCGGGAATGCGTGATTGTTGCCAATGATGCCACCATCAAAGGGGGCACCTACTACCCCATGACGGTCAAAAAACACCTCAGGGCGCAAGAAATCGCCCAAGAAAACAAACTCCCTTGCATTTATCTTGTGGACAGTGGTGGTGCCAACCTGCCGCACCAATCGGACGCATTTCCCGACAAAAACCACTTTGgccgaatttttttcaatcaagCGAATATGTCAGCTGCTGGAATCGCCCAAATAGCCGTTGTTTTGGGGTCTTGTACCGCTGGAGGGGCCTATGTGCCTGCAATGGCCGACGAATCTGTGATAGTGAAGCAGCAAGGAACGATTTTCCTGGCGGGGCCCCCACTTGTTAAAGCCGCCACTGGAGAGGAAGTCTCAGACGAGGATTTAGGAGGAGCTGAACTGCACTGTTCCACGTCCGGAGTGACCGATCATTTTGCCTTAAATGACGATCACGCCCTACATTTGGCTCGGgaaatcgtcaaaaatttagaaaaacccAAAGCAGAGACGTTCGACCAAGAGTTTGAACCTCCCTTGTACTCTAGTGATGATTTGTACGGGATTATTGACCAAGACTTGCAAAAGTCGTTCGATGTTAGGGAGATTATAGCCCGGATTTTTGACGGGTCAAGGTTCGACGAGTTCAAGAAAAAATACGGGGAAACTCTAGTTTgtggtttttcaaaattgtatgGAAAAACAGTCGGGGTCATTGGCAATAACGGGGTTCTCTTTTCTGAGAGCGCGATGAAAGGGGCCCATTTTGTGCAACTTTGCACTCAGAGGAATACTCCtattgtatttttgcaaaatattactGGTTTTATGGTGGGAAGACAGGCGGAAATGGGGGGCATAGCCAAACACGGGGCCAAGTTGGTTACGGCAGTGGCGTGCTCTAAGGTGCCCAAATTCACTTTGATTGTCGGGGGCTCCTACGGGGCTGGGAATTATGgtaaacaatttgaaaaagacTGCGGAGAACTATATACTAGGGAGCAAAACCACACTTGATTTTCGtacccaaaaattaaattgcttgaaaaaaaaacaagaagtCCAGAAATGTTGAGTACCAACTTCTTAAAAACCGAGAAAACCTATCGACAAACATAAAACaatattacaaatttaaaattccacATTTTTCGTTACGAATACAGTTACACAGAcggaaccaaaaaaattttcaaaaaaatccttggttgatttaattttaacaccataatgacatttttctacattggtttcacaaattgttcacCGTGAAACTAaaagtagtttcacaaagagaacttttgtgtaatttcttttagtaaatttttatgagtTGTTGTGGCAGTGCTGGATTGggtgtcatcagtcatcactgtaatttagtgggtgatctgtcaacagcgtcaagtcgcttattgataaagcccgaataattaacataaataagaggaaatagtttgaacagattttcaTAAGTgttaactaaacaaaaacaaacaacaaaaatagaaaaaacactatattacactcgttttagaagacttaattgtggcacttaTACTTAACCATTCGTGCTACAGTAGAAgctcttataaa is a genomic window containing:
- the Mccc2 gene encoding probable methylcrotonoyl-CoA carboxylase beta chain, mitochondrial produces the protein MFSKLKFIPNRSLIKLFHTDTSNVIKTKIDYNSQQFINNETQMKQLVTTLQKRTEDIIKGGGEKAVKKHTSKGKLLARDRINKLLDKSSAFLEFSSLAAYDMYGGNINAAGIVTGIGKIHGRECVIVANDATIKGGTYYPMTVKKHLRAQEIAQENKLPCIYLVDSGGANLPHQSDAFPDKNHFGRIFFNQANMSAAGIAQIAVVLGSCTAGGAYVPAMADESVIVKQQGTIFLAGPPLVKAATGEEVSDEDLGGAELHCSTSGVTDHFALNDDHALHLAREIVKNLEKPKAETFDQEFEPPLYSSDDLYGIIDQDLQKSFDVREIIARIFDGSRFDEFKKKYGETLVCGFSKLYGKTVGVIGNNGVLFSESAMKGAHFVQLCTQRNTPIVFLQNITGFMVGRQAEMGGIAKHGAKLVTAVACSKVPKFTLIVGGSYGAGNYGMCGRSYSPRFLYMWPNARISVMGGRQAAGVLSQVQSKGKNWTQKEKDDFEAPIIEQFEREGSPYFSSARLWDDGVIDPKDTRKVLGLSLAAALNAQPEKTEFGIFRM